Proteins from a genomic interval of Verrucomicrobiota bacterium:
- a CDS encoding RNA-binding protein, with the protein MSNKLFVGNLSFNTTENDLQDAFAAHGTVTETNLMMDRMTNRPRGFGFVTMSTPEEAQKAIEALNGKEIDGRALTVNVAKPREERTGGGGGGGGRRSYGGGGGGGGYGGGSGGGGGGRSRY; encoded by the coding sequence ATGAGTAATAAATTGTTTGTTGGAAATCTTTCCTTCAACACCACTGAGAATGACCTGCAGGACGCGTTTGCCGCGCATGGCACGGTTACCGAAACCAACCTAATGATGGATCGCATGACCAATCGCCCCCGTGGCTTTGGTTTCGTGACCATGAGCACCCCCGAAGAGGCCCAAAAGGCCATTGAAGCCTTGAACGGCAAGGAAATTGATGGTCGCGCCCTGACTGTCAACGTGGCCAAGCCTCGTGAAGAGCGCACTGGCGGCGGCGGCGGTGGCGGCGGTCGTCGTTCATACGGCGGCGGCGGCGGCGGTGGTGGTTATGGCGGCGGCAGCGGTGGCGGCGGCGGTGGTCGTAGTCGCTATTAA
- a CDS encoding PQQ-binding-like beta-propeller repeat protein, which translates to MIFVQDRCRAAMLAVAVCGLCSVTDVCASDWPQWRGPQRDGHAVSKVKLDALPKDPKTLWSIPVGVGQSSPVIAGSRVLYLDDQNGQETAHSLDLASGKEQWCVSFSPSEVWGNAYGAGPRCTPVVDGDRVYVQSCRGEFRCLSLADGKTLWRTSFEKEWGASWFGNAGNNAPEAKETAARRHGNNGSAVVEGESVFVPVGSPEKGTLVAFNKQTGKVLWTAGHDNAGYSSVLVATIGGVRQVVHLTADTLMGVDAKNGKILWSTPVKTGAKRNVLTPICAGDTVTISSTSVALTKFKITKEGGDFKVAPVWKNEKVKITLATPVLVGNYLYGLGTGQKTDLVCVDFNTGDVKWSQPGFGDYASFIALEDKVLVQNMTGTLLLMKASPEKYLELGRVQVCGNTWSYPAFADGLLVQRDKTKLFAVELAK; encoded by the coding sequence ATGATTTTTGTCCAAGACCGATGCCGGGCCGCCATGCTTGCCGTGGCCGTGTGCGGGCTTTGCTCCGTCACTGATGTTTGCGCCAGTGACTGGCCGCAGTGGCGGGGACCGCAACGCGACGGCCACGCGGTCAGCAAGGTCAAACTGGACGCTTTGCCCAAAGATCCCAAAACCTTGTGGTCCATTCCGGTGGGCGTGGGGCAGTCTTCTCCGGTCATCGCCGGCAGTCGTGTCCTCTACCTGGACGATCAGAACGGACAGGAAACCGCTCACAGTCTGGACTTGGCGAGCGGCAAGGAACAGTGGTGCGTCTCGTTCAGTCCTTCCGAGGTTTGGGGCAACGCCTATGGTGCCGGGCCACGCTGCACGCCGGTCGTGGATGGGGATCGCGTCTATGTGCAATCTTGCCGCGGTGAATTTCGCTGTCTGTCGCTGGCTGACGGGAAAACGCTCTGGCGCACCAGCTTTGAAAAAGAGTGGGGAGCATCCTGGTTTGGCAATGCCGGCAACAACGCCCCGGAAGCCAAAGAAACCGCTGCGCGCCGCCACGGCAATAATGGCTCGGCGGTGGTCGAGGGGGAAAGTGTCTTTGTCCCGGTCGGCAGCCCGGAAAAAGGCACGCTTGTCGCGTTCAATAAGCAGACTGGGAAAGTGCTGTGGACGGCAGGTCATGACAACGCCGGGTATTCTTCGGTTTTGGTTGCCACCATCGGTGGCGTGCGGCAGGTGGTTCATCTTACGGCCGATACGCTTATGGGGGTGGACGCCAAGAACGGAAAAATCCTGTGGAGCACGCCGGTAAAAACCGGTGCCAAACGCAACGTGCTTACCCCGATCTGTGCGGGTGACACCGTGACGATTTCTTCAACTTCGGTGGCGCTTACAAAGTTCAAGATCACCAAGGAGGGTGGAGATTTTAAGGTCGCGCCGGTTTGGAAAAATGAGAAAGTCAAAATTACCCTTGCCACGCCGGTGCTGGTCGGCAATTACCTGTATGGACTTGGGACTGGGCAAAAAACTGACTTGGTGTGCGTGGATTTTAACACGGGCGACGTGAAGTGGAGCCAACCCGGTTTCGGTGATTACGCTTCGTTCATCGCGTTGGAAGACAAAGTGCTGGTGCAAAACATGACGGGTACCCTGTTACTGATGAAGGCCAGCCCGGAGAAATATTTAGAACTGGGACGCGTACAGGTTTGCGGCAACACCTGGAGTTATCCGGCCTTTGCCGACGGGTTGTTGGTCCAGCGTGACAAGACCAAGCTTTTTGCCGTGGAATTAGCGAAGTGA